In Palaemon carinicauda isolate YSFRI2023 chromosome 41, ASM3689809v2, whole genome shotgun sequence, the following are encoded in one genomic region:
- the LOC137632373 gene encoding interaptin-like — protein sequence MSWRSVRVGDFKIGFRGTEKSSEFFEDSSFDFLKYMLIQASGEVCMIMTMFNQAFGACVNMIGEFVRGKYNWPQNAASVIQERNAACEDMTLNLQGQLRTLQESSVFKWFSWLLPEAPSFGECRAVASQDGFLGEWLQRCPWIGGYWKASEELQGCELGLRQMEEEALRFNAQLKSNWFFGKLLPEFDIGGRKEIFSHGNKTFYIGLAAAGVIFGGIMFARRRMAKEGEDAPELDGEDLKTECLDQMTQVENLEEENNKLQGQLNELRRDLDEMKTEKEMQEKLKAQKETENQKLKIDCVENDLQRKEQEKKQEILEEENSKLQGQLNELRRDLDEMKTEKETQEKLKDQKETENQKLKLDCAEKDLQMKEQEKKQEILNTEMEEMKKIYNEKIEKLLNASVQKDLRMKEQEKLLDILKTENETNNKVQNEKTEVQNECIEKNIQMKEQEKILEDLKTENGKLKKMQNQKTEQLNQLRSKIKELKAEKEEKEKLRANIALYYQNLEKVYKRKDLEMKEQNKLLENLKTENGKMKRMQNQKTELNQLRNEINELKREKEEQENLRCKIALYYQFLEKVYNRKDLQLKKQKNLLEKLKKEKGETKKMQNQQAELNQLRNEIEELKREKEEKEKQRAKMATYYQNLEKAFNKKELQMKEQIKSLKNLKTANGEMKEMSNQKTELKQLRSQINELNREKEEQEDLRAKMESDYQNLEKAYNEKDLQMEELKKLLEDKTENNGPEELQKGPVDELINVEELKAENEEQVRMQAKMASDYENLKNECAQKDDQLKRQERLLEMLKTGNKGPKKLQRDQVNVWKKKVDELNAEKEEQEKLNAKIVSDYQNLLRECSMKDREMKRQERLLEILKIEKEEIQMQKEQLRN from the coding sequence ATGTCCTGGAGAAGTGTTAGAGTCGGTGACTTCAAAATTGGCTTCAGGGgaactgaaaagtcttcagaattcTTTGAAGACTCGTCTTTCGATTTTCTCAAATATATGCTGATACAAGCCTCAGGAGAGGTATGTATGATTATGACTATGTTCAATCAAGCATTTGGTGCGTGTGTGAATATGATCGGAGAATTTGTTAGAGGAAAATACAACTGGCCTCAAAATGCAGCTTCGGTTATCCAAGAACGGAATGCTGcatgcgaggatatgacgttaaatcttcagggacagctgcgaactctccagGAGTCCTCAGTCTTCAAATGGTTTTCATGGCTTCTCCCAGAGGCGCCGTCTTTTGGAGAGtgtcgtgcagtcgcctctcaggatggattcctcggtgagtggctgcagcgctgtccttggatcGGGGGCTATTGGAAAGCCAGTGAGGAACTACAAGGGTGTGAACTTGGACTGCGGCAAATGGAGgaagaagctttgagattcaacgcCCAGTTGAAATCAAATTGGTTCTTTGGCAAACTTCTTCCCGAATTCGACATTGGAGGAAGGAAGGAAATCTTTTCTCACGGTAACAAGACATTTTACATCGGTTTGGCTGCTGCTGGAGTCATATTCGGTGGAATTATGTTTGCTAGGAGAAGGATGGCTAAAGAAGGCGAAGACGCTCCAGAATTGGACGGAGAGGATCTCAAAACTGAGTGTCTGGATCAAATGACTCAGGTGGAAAATCTTGAGGAGGAAAACAACAAGTTAcaaggacaactaaatgaattgagaagaGATCTAGATGaaatgaaaacagagaaagagatgCAAGAAAAACTGAAAGCTCAAAAAGAGACTGAGaatcaaaagctgaaaattgactgcGTCGAAAACGACCTTCAgaggaaggaacaggagaagaaacaggaaattcttgagGAGGAAAACAGCAAGTTAcaaggacaactaaatgaattgagaagaGATCTAGATGaaatgaaaacagagaaagagacgCAAGAAAAACTGAAAGATCAGAAAGAGACTGAGAATCAAAAGCTGAAACTTGACTGcgccgaaaaagaccttcagatgaaggaacaggagaagaaacaagaaattcttaacactgaaatggaagaaatgaagaaaatctataatgagaaaatagaaaaactgctaAATGCCAGCGTTCAAAAAGACCTCCGGATGAAGGAACAGGAAAAATTACTGGATattctaaaaactgaaaatgaaaccaaTAATAAAGTGCAAAATGAAAAAACTGAAGTGCAAAATGAGTGCATCGAAAAAAACATTCAGATGaaggaacaagaaaaaatattggaagatctaaaaactgaaaatggaaaactgaaaaaaatgcaAAATCAGAAAACTGAACAACTAAATCAATTGAGAAGCAAAATAAAGGAATTGAAGGcagagaaagaggagaaagaaaagcTGAGAGCTAATATTGCATTATATTATCAGAATCTCGAGAAAGTGTACAAAAGAAAAGATCTGGAGATGAAAGAACAGAACAAATTATTAGAAAACCTAAAAACtgaaaatgggaaaatgaaaagaatGCAAAATCAGAAAACGGAACTAAATCAGTtgagaaatgaaataaatgaattgaaaagagagaaagaggaacaaGAAAACCTGCGATGTAAAATTGCGTTGTATTATCAATTTCTGGAAAAGGTTTACAACAGAAAAGATCTTCAgttgaaaaaacagaaaaatttaCTCGAAAAACTAAAGAAGGAAAAGGGAGAAACGAAAAAAATGCAAAATCAGCAAGCGGAACTGAATCAGTTGAGAAATGAAATAGAAGAACTGAAAAGggagaaagaggaaaaagaaaagcaGCGAGCTAAGATGGCGACCTATTATCAAAATCTAGAAAAGGCGTTCAATAAAAAAGAACTTCAGATGAAAGAACAGataaaatccttgaaaaatctAAAAACTGCAAACGGAGAAATGAAAGAGATGTCAAATCAGAAAACGGAACTAAAGCAATTGAGAAGTCAAATAAACGAATTGAACAGAGAGAAAGAGGAACAAGAAGACCTGCGGGCTAAGATGGAGTCGGATTATCAGAATCTCGAAAAGGCCTACAATGAAAAGGATCTTCAGATGGAAGAACTGAAAAAATTATTGGaagataaaactgaaaataatgGACCGGAAGAACTGCAAAAGGGTCCAGTGGATGAATTAATAAATGTAGAAGAACTAAAGGCTGAGAATGAGGAACAGGTAAGGATGCAAGCTAAGATGGCGTCGGATTACGAAAATCTGAAGAACGAGTGCGCCCAAAAAGATGATCAGTTAAAACGACAGGAAAGGTTACTGGAAATGCTTAAGACTGGGAATAAGGGACCGAAGAAATTACAAAGGGATCAAgtgaatgtatggaaaaagaaagtAGATGAATTGAACGCAGAGAAAGAGGAGCAAGAAAAGCTGAACGCTAAGATAGTGTCCGATTACCAAAATCTGTTAAGGGAATGCTCCATGAAAGATCGTGAGATGAAAAGACAAGAAAGGTTACTGGAGATTCTTAAAATTGAAAAGGAAGAAATTCAAATGCAAAAGGAGCAATTGAGAAACTAA